One genomic segment of Desulfocapsa sulfexigens DSM 10523 includes these proteins:
- a CDS encoding DMT family transporter translates to MQTTSNWRANFLLLLTAMIWGSSFVAQRQGMEHVSPFTFNGLRFLVGAVSLLPILFHSRSKEYNSTGTMPLLSWPIIAGGFSLGLVLFAGASLQQIGIVETTAGKAGFITGLYVIIVPLLGLFGKQNTRFGTWLGALLAVIGMYFLSVTDDLSLSRGDLLVLCSALFWAMHVQLISRLCQKHDALQLSFYQFLFCALFSLLTALQWETISLAGIRGALFPIFYTGIFSVGIAYTLQVVAQKKAHPAHAAIILSLESVFAVLAGYFILGEILTPRGLFGCSLMLAGMLLSQLLTSRNSDQILRGSRWYRKILN, encoded by the coding sequence GTGCAGACAACAAGCAACTGGCGGGCCAACTTCCTCCTCCTCCTTACCGCAATGATATGGGGTTCTTCCTTCGTTGCCCAGCGTCAGGGAATGGAGCATGTCTCACCCTTTACCTTTAACGGGCTACGCTTTCTCGTTGGCGCTGTATCTCTTCTCCCCATCCTGTTCCATAGCAGGTCTAAAGAGTACAACAGCACAGGGACAATGCCACTACTGTCATGGCCGATCATCGCAGGAGGCTTCTCCCTCGGTCTGGTTCTTTTTGCCGGTGCATCACTGCAACAGATAGGAATAGTCGAAACAACTGCAGGTAAAGCAGGGTTTATCACCGGACTTTATGTCATTATTGTTCCTCTGCTGGGACTCTTCGGAAAACAGAACACAAGATTCGGCACCTGGCTTGGTGCGTTGCTCGCTGTCATCGGGATGTATTTTTTAAGTGTCACCGATGATCTCAGCCTTTCGAGAGGTGACCTGCTGGTTCTTTGCAGCGCACTGTTCTGGGCAATGCACGTGCAATTAATTTCCAGACTGTGCCAGAAGCACGATGCCCTGCAGCTCTCCTTTTATCAATTTCTCTTCTGTGCCCTTTTCAGCCTGCTGACAGCCCTTCAATGGGAGACAATATCCCTGGCTGGAATTCGGGGTGCACTGTTTCCCATCTTCTACACCGGAATTTTCTCAGTGGGAATTGCCTACACGCTGCAGGTTGTTGCCCAGAAAAAGGCGCACCCCGCTCACGCTGCCATCATCCTCAGCCTTGAATCTGTTTTTGCGGTCCTGGCCGGCTACTTTATTCTGGGAGAAATACTTACCCCCCGAGGACTCTTTGGCTGTAGCCTGATGCTTGCAGGAATGCTCCTGTCACAACTGCTCACCAGCAGAAATAGTGATCAAATACTAAGAGGTTCACGGTGGTACAGAAAAATATTGAACTGA
- a CDS encoding MBL fold metallo-hydrolase, which translates to MVQKNIELTVLCENSVAGPFGLTGEHGWAVGVTTSATRMLFDTGQGLGILRNSEILEFDLSRVETIVLSHGHYDHCSGLALVLPLTGKTDVHIHQQGFGRRCHRYKGTIRDIGIMEKQSSLESLGAHFIFNKDFTKIEDGIYLSGEIPRLTTFEEPDPRLVRADTTEELFPDPLLDDQTLILDSREGLILILGCAHAGLINILHHVQQQLPGRPIHTIIGGTHLGFASDEQFNATVKALSNFNIKCLAASHCTGLERGADLAQAFGSIFRFAPVGTRLQFA; encoded by the coding sequence GTGGTACAGAAAAATATTGAACTGACGGTTCTCTGTGAAAACAGTGTAGCGGGCCCCTTCGGCCTTACCGGGGAGCATGGCTGGGCAGTTGGAGTGACCACCTCAGCCACCCGTATGCTTTTTGATACAGGACAAGGATTGGGGATACTCCGCAACAGTGAAATCCTTGAGTTTGATCTCAGCAGGGTTGAAACCATTGTCCTCAGCCACGGCCATTATGACCACTGTTCCGGATTAGCTCTGGTATTGCCACTCACCGGAAAAACAGATGTTCATATTCACCAACAGGGCTTTGGCAGACGTTGCCACAGATACAAAGGCACGATCAGAGATATAGGAATCATGGAAAAGCAGAGTAGCCTTGAATCCCTTGGCGCGCACTTCATATTCAACAAAGATTTCACGAAAATAGAAGACGGGATATATCTCAGTGGAGAAATCCCCCGCCTCACCACATTTGAAGAGCCGGACCCAAGACTTGTACGGGCAGATACAACGGAGGAACTCTTTCCCGATCCACTCCTTGATGACCAGACCCTGATTCTCGACAGCAGGGAGGGATTAATACTTATCCTTGGCTGTGCCCATGCAGGATTAATCAATATCCTCCATCATGTTCAGCAACAGCTGCCAGGCAGACCGATCCACACAATTATTGGCGGAACCCACCTTGGTTTTGCCTCTGATGAACAGTTTAATGCCACGGTGAAGGCCCTGAGCAATTTTAACATCAAATGTCTTGCTGCAAGTCACTGCACCGGTCTGGAACGTGGAGCAGACCTGGCACAGGCATTTGGCAGCATATTTCGCTTTGCACCCGTGGGCACGAGACTACAGTTCGCCTGA
- a CDS encoding methyl-accepting chemotaxis protein, which translates to MKISDIPIRWKVLTLALLGPVIVAGILAAQRISDIRDGAEQALIDKSIGITLMAEATRDRMADKMRLGVIKPFDEMDPQQIVEAVPIVTALQVAADKAQEAGYEFRSPKVSPRNSKNTPTELERSVLAEFKEGSIDHKVIVEEDQIRYFRPIRLTEECLFCHGDDKGDEDVTGGIKEGWKVGEIHGAFEIISSLEETNKAVAAAKITVALSVLIILVVIGLFSWFILRVSIIRPLDQAKKYIDKISQGDLTVSVTEPSKDEFGQILERLGHMARNLRDMVAELSTTGQSLESSSARMGKLADEFAGGADDTAGRSQTVAAAAEEMSANMNTVAAATEEASINISLVATATEEMTSNINGIVSNTEKAQEITKLAVNEASSASEKVDELGKAAREIGKVTETITEISEQTNLLALNATIEAARAGEAGKGFAVVANEIKDLAKQTAEATGEIKKRIDSIQNSTNSTVSQIEQITTVITNVDAIVATIVDAVDEQSATTSEIAENISQASAGIMEVTENVAQVSAVSGEVARDIAEVSESAGVIATGTTEIKESAIELSRQSAILQSIVNRFKM; encoded by the coding sequence ATGAAAATCAGCGACATACCAATCCGTTGGAAAGTTCTTACTCTTGCATTACTCGGTCCTGTCATTGTGGCCGGGATTCTCGCAGCTCAGCGGATCAGTGATATCCGAGATGGAGCCGAACAGGCTCTGATTGACAAGAGCATAGGCATCACTCTGATGGCTGAGGCCACTCGGGACCGGATGGCTGACAAGATGCGTCTTGGTGTCATAAAGCCCTTCGACGAAATGGACCCGCAGCAGATAGTTGAAGCAGTGCCTATTGTAACTGCCCTTCAGGTTGCTGCTGACAAGGCCCAGGAAGCCGGCTATGAATTCCGATCGCCTAAAGTTTCCCCACGTAACAGCAAGAACACCCCCACTGAGCTGGAAAGAAGTGTCCTGGCTGAATTCAAAGAAGGAAGCATAGACCACAAAGTAATAGTGGAAGAAGATCAGATACGTTACTTCAGGCCAATCAGGCTAACCGAAGAATGTCTCTTCTGTCACGGTGATGACAAGGGTGACGAAGATGTTACCGGAGGTATCAAAGAGGGGTGGAAGGTAGGAGAAATACATGGTGCCTTTGAGATCATCAGTTCTCTTGAAGAAACCAACAAGGCGGTTGCTGCAGCAAAAATAACCGTTGCACTTTCAGTACTCATTATACTCGTGGTCATTGGACTGTTCTCCTGGTTTATCCTGCGGGTAAGCATTATCAGACCGTTGGATCAGGCCAAAAAGTATATTGACAAAATATCTCAGGGTGACCTGACGGTATCCGTAACAGAACCATCAAAAGACGAATTTGGCCAGATTCTTGAACGACTGGGTCATATGGCAAGAAATCTCCGGGACATGGTCGCTGAACTATCTACCACTGGACAATCGCTGGAATCCTCTTCTGCCCGAATGGGAAAACTGGCCGATGAATTTGCAGGAGGAGCCGATGATACCGCAGGAAGATCTCAAACCGTAGCCGCTGCTGCGGAGGAAATGAGTGCCAACATGAATACCGTTGCTGCAGCAACAGAAGAGGCGTCCATAAACATTTCTCTTGTTGCCACTGCCACAGAAGAAATGACTTCTAATATCAATGGTATTGTCAGTAATACGGAGAAGGCACAGGAAATCACAAAACTGGCAGTTAACGAAGCAAGTTCAGCGTCTGAGAAGGTTGACGAACTTGGAAAAGCTGCCAGAGAAATTGGAAAGGTAACAGAGACCATAACCGAAATTTCAGAACAGACTAATTTGCTGGCACTGAATGCTACAATTGAAGCTGCACGTGCAGGAGAAGCCGGAAAAGGTTTTGCTGTTGTTGCCAATGAGATCAAAGATCTTGCCAAACAAACAGCAGAAGCCACAGGTGAAATCAAAAAACGGATCGATTCTATTCAAAACTCTACAAACTCAACCGTCAGCCAGATTGAACAGATCACCACTGTTATCACAAATGTTGATGCCATTGTCGCAACCATAGTTGATGCAGTAGATGAGCAGTCAGCTACAACAAGTGAGATAGCTGAAAACATCAGTCAGGCTTCCGCCGGTATCATGGAGGTAACTGAAAACGTAGCTCAGGTTTCAGCAGTTTCCGGCGAAGTTGCCAGGGATATTGCCGAGGTCAGTGAATCTGCTGGAGTTATAGCTACTGGAACAACGGAAATAAAAGAGAGTGCTATCGAACTCAGCCGGCAGTCTGCTATCCTGCAGAGCATTGTTAATCGCTTTAAAATGTAA